In the genome of Chryseobacterium oryzae, one region contains:
- the mutY gene encoding A/G-specific adenine glycosylase, giving the protein MKNNHDLLHIGTKLLNWYYQNARDLPFRKTKDPYKIWICEIVFQQTRILQGLNHYNRFVERFPDVKTLAEASEDEVLLYWKGLGYYSRAINIHKAAKQIISDYNGIFPSQYEEILKLKGIGKYTAAAVSSICFKGKMPAVDGNFYRVLSRIFADDFDVSSSRAFAYFSELSYRIMPNNVGDFNQAMMDLGSEICKPRNPLCGDCPLNEDCIAFSLQKTSQFPVKTKKIKSENLNLQYFFVHREEQFLIQQRKDDFIWKKLFEFPTAIPEVLQQFSKGCKTFQHKLTHKNLSIDIYDVEVTSNEIWDHFVSEHDYLVTDLESSVNRSFPKPLENYIQNLLKD; this is encoded by the coding sequence TTGAAAAATAACCACGATTTGCTCCATATAGGTACAAAACTGCTCAACTGGTATTATCAAAATGCGCGAGATCTTCCTTTTAGAAAGACCAAAGATCCGTACAAGATTTGGATTTGTGAGATTGTTTTTCAGCAAACAAGAATTTTACAGGGGCTTAATCATTACAATAGATTTGTAGAAAGATTTCCAGATGTAAAAACATTGGCAGAAGCTTCAGAAGATGAGGTTTTACTGTATTGGAAAGGTTTGGGATATTATTCCAGAGCAATTAATATTCATAAAGCGGCAAAACAGATTATATCAGATTACAATGGCATTTTTCCATCTCAGTACGAAGAAATTCTGAAACTTAAAGGTATTGGAAAATATACTGCTGCTGCAGTTTCTAGTATTTGTTTTAAAGGAAAAATGCCAGCTGTTGATGGTAATTTTTACAGAGTTTTGAGTCGTATTTTTGCAGACGATTTTGATGTTTCGTCCTCTCGGGCATTTGCATATTTTTCGGAATTATCTTATAGGATCATGCCAAATAATGTTGGAGATTTTAATCAGGCAATGATGGATTTGGGTTCGGAAATCTGTAAGCCAAGAAATCCGTTGTGCGGAGATTGTCCGCTTAATGAGGATTGTATCGCATTTTCTTTACAGAAAACTTCCCAATTTCCGGTAAAAACAAAAAAAATAAAAAGCGAAAATCTGAATTTGCAATACTTTTTTGTGCATCGGGAAGAACAGTTTTTAATTCAGCAAAGAAAAGATGATTTTATCTGGAAAAAATTATTTGAATTTCCAACTGCCATTCCAGAAGTTTTACAGCAGTTCAGCAAAGGATGTAAAACTTTTCAGCATAAGCTTACCCATAAAAATTTAAGTATAGATATCTATGATGTTGAGGTAACATCCAACGAAATTTGGGATCATTTTGTTTCGGAACATGATTATTTAGTGACAGATTTAGAATCTTCCGTAAACAGATCATTTCCTAAACCTTTAGAAAACTATATTCAAAATCTGCTGAAAGACTGA
- a CDS encoding M13 family metallopeptidase — MKNVNIAVLALSGIVFLNSCGASKNTATNQSKEPQPEAVTETPKKEMPEEGLNLSYMDKSVRPQDDFFNYVNGNWIKTTQIPSDKASWGSFNALRENVDDASLSILNKILSEKYADGSEGQKIQNLYASFMDISKRNAEGITPIKSDLAKIDAIKNVNDLQKYLLEATKLGDNSFYGWRVGADLKNSKMNAVYLGGPDLGLGRDYYQKVNDANTKTLAEYQNYVSKLFGVLGYKNANQAAKNVVDFEKQLANYLLTLEQNRDANLRYNPKNLSELSGLVKNVNLAKYLSDAGVKTDRVIIGELKYYQNMDQFINQKNLPLLKDYLKYHIINGNASNLGDNLDTIRFDFYSKYLQGQKEQRSMDKRGLALVNGVLGEAFGKLYVDEYFSPESKKQMEMYIDYILKSFKNHINNMDWMSPETKVKAQEKLSKFSVKIAYPDQWKDYSKLKVESPSQGATLYSNLQNVSAWQYQKSLEKVGKPVDKTEWGMSPQTVNAYYSGSNNEIVFPAAILQPPFYNPKADAAVNFGGIGAVIGHEISHGFDDSGSRFDGDGNLNNWWTEQDRKNFDAKVSQLAAQYNAYEPVKGSFVNGKFTSGENIGDLGGVAVAYDALQMYLKDHGNPGLISGYNQDQRFFMSWATVWRTKSTEQYMMNQVKTDPHSPGYFRAFGPLVNQDSFMKAFDIKPGDKLYKAPEERIKIW, encoded by the coding sequence ATGAAAAATGTAAATATTGCAGTTCTTGCACTTTCAGGAATTGTATTTTTAAATTCTTGTGGCGCATCCAAAAATACAGCCACTAATCAATCTAAAGAACCACAGCCTGAAGCTGTGACAGAAACCCCGAAAAAAGAGATGCCGGAAGAAGGTCTGAATCTTTCTTATATGGATAAAAGTGTTCGTCCGCAAGACGATTTTTTTAATTATGTAAACGGTAATTGGATTAAAACCACGCAAATTCCGTCAGATAAAGCCAGTTGGGGATCTTTTAATGCATTAAGAGAAAATGTAGATGATGCTTCTTTATCGATTCTGAATAAAATTTTATCAGAAAAATATGCCGATGGTTCAGAAGGTCAGAAAATTCAGAATCTGTATGCTTCTTTTATGGATATAAGCAAGAGAAATGCTGAGGGAATTACCCCTATTAAATCTGATTTAGCCAAAATTGATGCAATTAAAAATGTAAATGATCTTCAGAAATATCTTTTGGAAGCTACAAAACTGGGCGATAATTCTTTTTATGGATGGAGAGTGGGTGCAGACCTGAAAAATTCTAAAATGAATGCTGTTTACCTTGGAGGTCCGGATTTGGGATTGGGAAGAGATTATTACCAAAAAGTAAATGATGCCAATACTAAAACTTTGGCAGAATATCAGAATTATGTGTCAAAATTATTTGGAGTTTTAGGATATAAAAATGCTAATCAGGCTGCAAAAAATGTAGTAGATTTTGAAAAGCAGCTTGCCAATTATCTCTTAACTTTAGAGCAAAACAGAGATGCCAATTTAAGATACAATCCTAAAAATCTTTCTGAACTTTCAGGGTTGGTTAAAAATGTAAATCTGGCAAAATATCTTTCTGATGCAGGAGTGAAAACCGATAGGGTAATTATTGGAGAGTTAAAGTATTATCAGAATATGGATCAGTTTATCAATCAGAAAAATCTTCCTTTACTGAAAGATTACCTAAAATACCATATTATTAACGGAAATGCAAGTAATCTTGGTGATAATCTGGATACTATACGATTCGATTTTTATTCAAAATATCTTCAGGGACAAAAAGAGCAACGCTCTATGGATAAAAGAGGTTTAGCTCTTGTGAACGGCGTTTTGGGAGAAGCATTCGGGAAACTTTATGTTGATGAATATTTCAGCCCGGAATCTAAAAAACAGATGGAAATGTATATTGATTATATTTTGAAATCATTCAAAAATCACATCAATAACATGGATTGGATGTCGCCGGAAACTAAAGTGAAAGCACAAGAAAAACTGTCTAAATTTTCGGTGAAAATTGCCTATCCTGATCAGTGGAAAGATTATTCTAAACTGAAAGTAGAATCTCCTTCGCAAGGTGCAACTTTGTATTCTAATCTGCAAAATGTTTCAGCTTGGCAATACCAGAAAAGTTTGGAAAAAGTAGGTAAACCGGTAGATAAAACAGAGTGGGGAATGTCTCCTCAAACTGTTAATGCTTATTACAGTGGTTCTAATAATGAAATTGTTTTCCCAGCGGCTATTCTCCAGCCTCCGTTTTATAATCCTAAAGCTGATGCAGCGGTAAATTTTGGTGGAATTGGAGCTGTAATCGGGCACGAAATTTCTCATGGTTTTGATGATAGTGGCTCCAGATTCGATGGTGATGGAAACTTGAATAATTGGTGGACAGAGCAAGACAGAAAAAACTTTGATGCAAAAGTAAGTCAGTTGGCGGCACAATATAACGCTTACGAACCTGTAAAAGGGAGTTTTGTAAATGGTAAATTTACAAGTGGCGAAAATATTGGAGATTTGGGTGGAGTAGCGGTTGCTTACGATGCGCTTCAGATGTATCTTAAAGATCACGGAAATCCGGGATTAATAAGTGGTTACAACCAGGATCAAAGATTTTTTATGAGTTGGGCAACAGTTTGGAGAACCAAATCTACAGAACAGTATATGATGAATCAGGTAAAAACAGATCCGCACTCTCCGGGATATTTCAGAGCGTTTGGACCGTTAGTGAATCAGGATTCTTTTATGAAAGCTTTTGATATTAAACCAGGAGACAAATTGTATAAAGCTCCGGAAGAAAGAATAAAAATCTGGTAA
- a CDS encoding immunity 22 family protein produces the protein MNKQILDFWVGNFQTEEDFYNFVEEDENYYTNEESDDSYISKFAESQDTVWFDQDLLEYGFEEGIQHFAEYSFAEQWLPVLVNRMNEMNLKFEVNSLIFVSHGQIPQPKSVENDDFSLSYLGGIEFEF, from the coding sequence ATGAATAAGCAGATTTTAGACTTTTGGGTAGGAAATTTCCAGACTGAAGAAGATTTTTACAACTTCGTAGAAGAAGACGAAAATTATTACACTAACGAAGAATCTGATGACAGCTATATTTCTAAATTTGCTGAATCTCAGGATACTGTATGGTTCGACCAAGATTTACTGGAATATGGTTTTGAAGAAGGCATACAACATTTTGCCGAATATTCTTTTGCCGAACAGTGGTTACCTGTTTTAGTAAATAGAATGAACGAAATGAACCTTAAATTTGAGGTTAATTCTTTAATTTTTGTAAGCCACGGACAAATTCCGCAGCCAAAATCTGTAGAAAATGACGATTTCTCTTTATCTTATTTAGGCGGAATAGAATTCGAGTTTTAA
- a CDS encoding chloride channel protein, producing MRGILIYIRKILKKSFDNIRNEQLKNNLLQAIPFWIGSIITGFFAVMYAKIFAWGENLLHFILNWNDWMIFIIAPIGFVLSWWLVKEFAPNAKGSGIPQVMAAVELANPKEHRKIPNLLSLKIIIFKIISSVVLVIGGGAVGREGPTIQIAGSIFRKVNEYLPEWWPKISKKNMIMTGAAAGLAAAFNTPLGGIVFAVEELSKTHINYFKTALFTAVIIAGLTAQTLAGSYLYLGYPKTGDVSLMVMFPIILVAGISGILASQLSVSMLKINRWKKNKLKTNKANVIFLVVCALIIACISFFISQEILGSGKEIMERILFTENKHEAWYVPLLRMLGSALSFTSGGAGGIFAPALTAGASIGSVISGVIHLSPNETNVVVLAGMVAFLTGITRAPFTSAIIVLEMTDRHSLIFHLMLAGMISSIASILVSRHSLYDVLKHTFLAELRSEDKS from the coding sequence ATGCGTGGAATACTCATCTACATCCGTAAAATTCTCAAAAAATCTTTTGACAATATCCGAAACGAACAGCTGAAAAATAATCTTCTTCAGGCAATTCCTTTTTGGATAGGTTCGATAATTACAGGTTTTTTTGCAGTAATGTATGCGAAGATATTTGCTTGGGGAGAAAATCTCTTACATTTTATATTGAATTGGAATGATTGGATGATTTTTATTATTGCACCTATAGGTTTTGTTCTGTCTTGGTGGTTGGTAAAAGAATTTGCTCCGAATGCTAAAGGGAGCGGTATTCCGCAGGTGATGGCGGCTGTGGAATTGGCAAATCCCAAAGAACACCGTAAAATTCCTAACCTTCTGAGTCTGAAAATTATTATTTTCAAAATTATTTCTTCGGTAGTTTTGGTCATTGGAGGTGGAGCAGTCGGAAGAGAAGGTCCTACTATACAGATTGCAGGATCTATATTCAGAAAGGTGAATGAATATCTTCCCGAATGGTGGCCCAAGATTTCCAAGAAAAATATGATTATGACCGGAGCTGCGGCGGGATTGGCTGCGGCATTCAACACTCCTTTAGGCGGAATTGTTTTTGCGGTGGAAGAACTTTCGAAAACACATATCAATTATTTTAAAACAGCGCTTTTTACGGCTGTAATTATTGCAGGTTTAACTGCACAAACTTTGGCAGGTTCTTACCTTTATTTAGGATATCCTAAAACTGGCGATGTTTCTCTAATGGTGATGTTTCCTATTATTTTAGTTGCGGGAATTTCGGGGATTTTGGCAAGCCAACTTTCCGTAAGTATGCTGAAAATTAACCGTTGGAAGAAAAATAAACTCAAAACCAATAAAGCAAATGTGATTTTTTTGGTGGTTTGTGCATTAATTATTGCGTGTATCTCTTTTTTTATCAGTCAGGAAATTCTTGGATCCGGTAAAGAAATTATGGAGCGTATTCTCTTTACAGAAAACAAACATGAAGCTTGGTATGTTCCATTATTAAGAATGTTGGGATCGGCACTTTCCTTTACTTCTGGTGGAGCGGGAGGGATTTTTGCTCCGGCTTTAACGGCTGGTGCAAGTATAGGATCTGTTATTTCGGGAGTTATACATTTATCTCCTAATGAAACCAATGTGGTGGTACTTGCCGGAATGGTTGCTTTTCTTACAGGAATTACCAGAGCTCCGTTTACATCAGCTATAATTGTTTTGGAAATGACAGACAGGCATTCTCTCATTTTTCATCTGATGCTTGCCGGAATGATTTCTTCCATAGCATCAATATTAGTAAGCAGACATTCTCTTTATGATGTTCTGAAACATACTTTTCTTGCAGAACTGAGAAGCGAAGATAAATCTTAA
- a CDS encoding NIL domain-containing protein: MIIPNLLQKDIAASDTRKDLILEIELNGKLKFDQILYCIDQNMGICYSLLNADVEFVDGNNFGSFQLRINANSEEFQKVEFFLNENKLLNTTVEYNCRRYL, encoded by the coding sequence ATGATTATTCCTAATCTTCTACAGAAAGACATTGCTGCAAGTGATACCAGAAAAGACCTTATTTTGGAAATAGAACTTAACGGGAAGTTGAAATTCGACCAAATTCTATATTGCATAGATCAAAACATGGGTATTTGCTATAGTCTGCTGAATGCCGATGTAGAATTTGTGGATGGTAATAATTTTGGATCATTTCAATTACGTATTAATGCAAACAGTGAAGAATTTCAAAAAGTTGAGTTCTTTCTCAATGAAAATAAACTTCTCAACACTACTGTAGAGTATAATTGCAGAAGATATTTATAA